One window of the Archangium primigenium genome contains the following:
- a CDS encoding LysM peptidoglycan-binding domain-containing protein produces the protein MAGVSNYKVRSGDTLSGIAARNNTTVDALAKANGIKNPDRLTAGQTLKMPDGFDASKGGKSGGAYTVRSGDTLSGIAQRNNTTVAALAQANGIKNTNKISVGQQLKMPGASSFEPTAPGKSAPRPSTPAPTPAPATSRPSAPAGAPPAGEVLGGLSRKYEARGAGTVSTGKGDHGGVSYGSYQFATNNGSAQAFVNSLKTSHPQYHAALGGHEPGSKAFSAAWKDLAAKDPQGFDKAQHDYIQATHYDVGAAEIKKATGLDVNTRSHALRDVAWSTSVQHGPKAADDIFKTALKGRDPATVSDAQLIKDIYAERGRVRADGKLAHFPRSSTDVQKGVADRFKAESRDALAMLEREGSKPAAPAAQPAASQPATNKPVPTPAPRPNRPANSGPSTETHPNDTTQVKPGATPAKHVNVPFYSQFEGGHGYEPSNTACFKAATAMAGASGARVLGPADRIQVGTSENSKGQLEVNSKKAAEGRAYIDQQLDKGKPVVVGVSHKDSDYNVDGLTDHFVTITGRGVDDKGRTFYTFHDPGTTNASRGKDTNPNNRFYVDAKTGAMTRPGSAATGAVTERRYDVAMVRRNG, from the coding sequence ATGGCTGGAGTGAGCAACTACAAGGTTCGTTCGGGTGACACGCTGTCGGGGATCGCGGCGCGCAACAACACCACGGTGGATGCGCTGGCCAAGGCCAACGGCATCAAGAACCCGGACAGGCTCACCGCCGGACAGACCTTGAAGATGCCGGACGGCTTCGACGCCTCCAAGGGCGGCAAGTCGGGCGGCGCGTACACGGTGCGCTCCGGTGACACCCTGTCGGGCATCGCCCAGCGCAACAACACCACGGTGGCCGCGCTCGCCCAGGCCAACGGCATCAAGAACACGAACAAGATTTCCGTGGGCCAGCAGCTGAAGATGCCGGGCGCGTCCAGCTTCGAGCCCACCGCCCCGGGCAAGTCCGCCCCGCGGCCCTCCACCCCGGCGCCGACCCCGGCCCCGGCCACCTCCCGGCCGTCCGCTCCGGCCGGAGCGCCGCCCGCGGGCGAGGTGCTCGGCGGCCTGAGCCGCAAGTACGAGGCGCGCGGCGCCGGCACCGTGTCCACCGGCAAGGGGGACCACGGCGGCGTGTCCTACGGCTCCTACCAGTTCGCCACCAACAACGGCTCGGCGCAGGCCTTCGTCAACTCGCTCAAGACGAGCCACCCGCAGTACCACGCGGCCCTCGGCGGCCACGAGCCCGGCTCCAAGGCCTTCTCCGCCGCCTGGAAGGATCTGGCCGCCAAGGATCCCCAGGGCTTCGACAAGGCCCAGCACGACTACATCCAGGCCACGCACTACGACGTGGGCGCCGCGGAGATCAAGAAGGCCACCGGCCTGGACGTGAACACGCGCTCGCACGCCCTGCGGGACGTGGCCTGGTCCACCTCCGTGCAGCACGGCCCCAAGGCGGCCGATGACATCTTCAAGACGGCGCTCAAGGGGCGCGACCCCGCCACGGTGAGCGACGCGCAGCTCATCAAGGACATCTACGCCGAGCGCGGCCGCGTGCGCGCCGACGGCAAGCTGGCGCACTTCCCCCGCAGCTCCACCGACGTGCAGAAGGGCGTGGCCGATCGCTTCAAGGCCGAGTCCCGTGACGCGCTGGCCATGCTCGAGCGCGAGGGCTCCAAGCCGGCCGCGCCCGCCGCCCAGCCCGCGGCCAGCCAGCCCGCGACGAACAAGCCCGTGCCCACGCCGGCCCCCCGCCCCAACCGCCCGGCGAACTCCGGCCCCAGCACCGAGACCCACCCCAACGACACCACGCAGGTGAAGCCGGGCGCCACGCCGGCCAAGCACGTGAACGTGCCCTTCTACAGCCAGTTCGAGGGCGGCCACGGCTACGAGCCGAGCAACACCGCGTGCTTCAAGGCGGCCACGGCCATGGCGGGTGCCTCGGGCGCCCGGGTGCTCGGGCCGGCCGACCGCATCCAGGTGGGCACGAGCGAGAACAGCAAGGGCCAGCTCGAGGTCAACTCCAAGAAGGCCGCCGAGGGCCGCGCCTACATCGACCAGCAGCTCGACAAGGGCAAGCCGGTGGTCGTGGGCGTGAGCCACAAGGACTCCGACTACAACGTGGACGGGCTGACCGATCACTTCGTCACCATCACCGGCCGGGGCGTGGACGACAAGGGCCGCACCTTCTACACGTTCCACGATCCGGGCACGACCAACGCGAGCCGCGGCAAGGACACCAACCCCAACAACCGCTTCTACGTGGACGCCAAGACGGGCGCGATGACGCGTCCGGGCTCGGCCGCCACGGGCGCCGTGACCGAGCGCCGCTACGACGTGGCCATGGTGCGCCGCAACGGCTAG
- a CDS encoding glycoside hydrolase family 19 protein, with amino-acid sequence MMGLKKLFSAAMMFSAMAMGFVAQDAAAACRGNWAEGTAYSVGDGVSYNGGKYTALQAHTACVGCGWNPAATPSLWKTGGDCSGGTTPPPTEPPPSTGGKGIAAFLSESQFNQMFPGRNGFYSYSALVAAANTFSGFATQGSTDNQKREVAAFLANVAHETGNLVYIEEIAKSTMCDTSWGPPGCGCAAGKQYYGRGPIQLSWNGNYCAAGNALGVDLKNDPDRVARDATIAWRTGFWFWMTQTGAGSMTAHNAMANGVGFGETIRTINGALECGGRNPAQVQSRINNYTRFCQILGVSVGSNTGC; translated from the coding sequence ATGATGGGTCTGAAGAAGCTGTTCTCGGCGGCGATGATGTTCTCGGCCATGGCCATGGGATTTGTCGCGCAGGACGCCGCGGCCGCCTGTCGTGGCAACTGGGCCGAGGGCACCGCCTATAGCGTCGGCGACGGCGTGAGCTACAACGGTGGCAAGTACACGGCGCTCCAGGCCCACACGGCCTGCGTGGGCTGCGGCTGGAACCCGGCGGCGACCCCGTCCTTGTGGAAGACCGGCGGTGACTGCAGCGGTGGCACCACGCCTCCTCCCACCGAGCCGCCTCCGTCCACGGGCGGCAAGGGCATCGCGGCCTTCCTGAGCGAGTCGCAGTTCAACCAGATGTTCCCCGGCCGCAACGGCTTCTACTCCTACTCGGCGCTGGTGGCCGCGGCCAACACCTTCTCCGGGTTCGCCACCCAGGGCAGCACCGACAACCAGAAGCGTGAGGTCGCCGCGTTCCTGGCCAACGTCGCGCACGAGACGGGCAACCTCGTCTACATCGAGGAGATCGCCAAGTCGACCATGTGCGACACCAGCTGGGGCCCCCCGGGCTGCGGCTGCGCCGCGGGCAAGCAGTACTACGGCCGTGGCCCCATCCAGCTGTCGTGGAACGGCAACTACTGCGCCGCGGGCAACGCCCTGGGCGTGGACCTGAAGAACGATCCGGACCGCGTGGCGCGTGACGCGACCATCGCCTGGCGCACGGGCTTCTGGTTCTGGATGACCCAGACGGGCGCGGGCTCCATGACGGCGCACAACGCCATGGCCAACGGCGTCGGCTTCGGCGAGACCATCCGCACCATCAACGGCGCGCTGGAGTGCGGGGGCCGCAACCCCGCCCAGGTCCAGAGCCGCATCAATAACTACACCCGCTTCTGCCAGATCCTCGGCGTGAGCGTGGGCAGCAACACCGGCTGCTAG
- a CDS encoding RICIN domain-containing protein gives MIRLLLGAVTGALLLTSVSPAHAADPVPQARGTAFHTEVHPPHWMPWTTDGAPAITSGPAFLTHGLRCSGRYCDDVSLLNVESGFTHTTSWWTDGFSEEGNNERVCANNGFVTGLSCASDYCDTIALRCSQLDNGGVRANCYWSEAVSDESGGTFVAPESMFLAGVRCSGRYCDNKQLYLCQANAGGPTLDVNAMARQFAPRLRFDQEFSTGSGEQSKCFPSDPGTYYTQRAQGVSAVSLCNKDYGLIRDNRVPTYYVAQQIGTNTVMLRYWYFYAWQSTCFASAGAHAADWESMAALIVDGKLSRVAYYQHGGWYSKEAGTFELADGTHPVGYVGKNAHGTYHDNGGTGGCLYFEDYRNPGGNDYRMDTWNNLVPLARGSGAPAWVNCTGSGCFDGIGHPLEQTGDLRAMRGCGKDGCGKSSVGELIPFQTDPTGADHTGLFPQHSGKVIEVPGASTSDGARLTQSTNRGTAHQRWLLEATGDGYFTLRARHSGKCMDVAGASTAGGMNVSQYTCNAKDNQRYRLTPGANGVFTLQAKHSGQCLDVAGATQDDGGFLVQWPCAGTTNENFRFAR, from the coding sequence ATGATCCGTTTGCTCCTCGGCGCCGTCACCGGTGCCTTGCTGTTGACCTCCGTCTCCCCGGCGCACGCCGCCGACCCCGTTCCCCAGGCCCGAGGCACGGCCTTCCACACCGAGGTGCACCCGCCGCACTGGATGCCGTGGACCACGGATGGCGCGCCCGCGATCACCAGTGGCCCGGCCTTCCTCACGCATGGCCTGCGCTGCAGCGGGCGCTATTGCGACGACGTGAGCCTGCTCAACGTGGAGTCGGGCTTCACGCACACCACCAGCTGGTGGACGGACGGCTTCTCGGAGGAGGGCAACAACGAGCGGGTGTGCGCCAACAACGGCTTCGTCACGGGCCTGTCGTGCGCGAGCGACTACTGCGACACGATCGCGCTGCGCTGCTCGCAGCTCGACAACGGCGGGGTGCGCGCCAACTGCTACTGGTCCGAGGCCGTCTCGGACGAGAGCGGCGGCACGTTCGTGGCGCCCGAGTCGATGTTCCTCGCGGGCGTGCGGTGCAGTGGCCGCTACTGTGACAACAAGCAGCTCTACCTCTGCCAGGCCAACGCGGGGGGGCCCACGCTGGACGTGAACGCGATGGCGCGGCAGTTCGCGCCCCGGCTGCGCTTCGATCAGGAGTTCTCCACGGGCTCGGGCGAGCAGAGCAAGTGCTTCCCGAGCGACCCTGGCACCTACTACACCCAGCGCGCGCAGGGGGTCTCGGCCGTGTCGCTGTGCAACAAGGACTACGGGCTCATCCGCGACAACCGGGTGCCCACGTACTACGTGGCGCAGCAGATCGGCACCAACACGGTGATGCTGCGCTACTGGTATTTCTATGCGTGGCAGAGCACGTGCTTCGCGTCGGCGGGCGCCCATGCCGCGGACTGGGAGTCGATGGCGGCGCTGATCGTCGACGGCAAGCTGAGCCGGGTGGCCTACTACCAGCACGGCGGATGGTACAGCAAGGAAGCGGGCACCTTCGAGCTGGCCGATGGCACGCACCCGGTGGGCTACGTGGGCAAGAATGCCCATGGCACCTATCACGACAACGGCGGCACGGGCGGCTGTCTGTATTTCGAGGACTACCGCAACCCCGGCGGCAATGACTATCGCATGGACACGTGGAACAACCTGGTGCCGCTCGCGCGGGGCAGCGGGGCGCCCGCGTGGGTGAACTGCACGGGCTCGGGCTGCTTCGATGGCATCGGCCACCCGCTGGAGCAGACGGGCGACCTGCGCGCCATGCGCGGCTGCGGCAAGGACGGCTGTGGCAAGTCGTCGGTGGGGGAGCTCATTCCCTTCCAGACGGATCCCACGGGCGCGGACCACACGGGCCTGTTCCCGCAGCACAGCGGCAAGGTGATCGAGGTGCCCGGCGCGAGCACCAGTGACGGCGCCAGGCTCACCCAGTCCACGAACCGGGGCACGGCCCACCAGCGCTGGCTGCTCGAGGCCACGGGGGATGGGTACTTCACGCTGCGCGCGCGCCACAGCGGCAAGTGCATGGACGTGGCGGGCGCGTCCACGGCGGGCGGCATGAACGTGAGCCAGTACACCTGCAACGCCAAGGACAACCAGCGCTACCGCCTGACCCCGGGCGCCAACGGCGTCTTCACCCTCCAGGCCAAGCACAGCGGCCAGTGTCTGGATGTCGCGGGCGCCACCCAGGACGACGGCGGCTTCCTCGTGCAGTGGCCCTGCGCCGGGACGACGAACGAGAACTTCCGCTTCGCCCGCTGA
- a CDS encoding transglutaminase-like domain-containing protein, with protein sequence MSISRLSSSPSPSFQKCSRAPEASAGAKASRCGSTQAGGPQAEQQLDAVVQQIQQLLKKLNSDGFDAAPKGAGSAGKRCGSAGGAGPAPQAAIAPESAPKAPVTKGAANADEVARQIAQDATNWKYDYSGGKSFDQAVRNEDTFDSGKAGVCTDMALEAAQRFEAKGVDARVVAGETDRGLHAWVEYKGEDGQYKRFDPTAATTKDASKAIDTDSNGYGYGKIVETYNDIPAEVPSL encoded by the coding sequence ATGTCCATCTCCCGCCTCTCCTCGTCCCCGTCGCCGTCCTTCCAGAAGTGCTCGCGCGCGCCCGAGGCCTCCGCGGGCGCCAAGGCGTCGCGGTGTGGCTCCACCCAGGCGGGAGGACCCCAGGCCGAGCAGCAGCTGGACGCGGTGGTGCAGCAGATCCAGCAGCTGCTCAAGAAGCTCAACTCGGACGGCTTCGACGCCGCGCCCAAGGGCGCCGGGAGCGCGGGCAAGCGCTGTGGGAGCGCGGGCGGCGCGGGTCCTGCCCCCCAGGCCGCGATCGCGCCGGAGTCCGCCCCGAAGGCGCCCGTCACGAAGGGCGCGGCCAACGCGGACGAGGTGGCCAGGCAGATCGCCCAGGACGCGACGAACTGGAAGTACGACTACTCGGGCGGCAAGTCGTTCGACCAGGCGGTGCGCAACGAGGACACCTTCGACAGCGGCAAGGCCGGCGTCTGCACCGACATGGCCCTGGAGGCCGCGCAGCGCTTCGAGGCCAAGGGCGTGGATGCCCGCGTCGTGGCCGGAGAGACCGATCGGGGCCTCCACGCCTGGGTCGAGTACAAGGGCGAGGACGGCCAGTACAAGCGGTTCGATCCCACCGCGGCCACCACCAAGGACGCCAGCAAGGCCATCGACACGGACAGCAACGGCTACGGCTACGGCAAGATCGTCGAGACCTACAACGACATCCCCGCCGAGGTGCCGTCCCTCTGA
- a CDS encoding tetratricopeptide repeat protein produces MRPPGEADLGPEGEAEWLRLRRQLELSEGFWLGFVFAPSPLGTGVLRRRAEWQLRGQTRRLDTHLPESPSALRALLPVLFSPEAASADCTWVEALRLDPGEGPERPWREAWLELLSRLNERRDALRRHLRGGLVLAAPPELKPLLREAASDLWSIRGLVIELPLVVERGSEGARPPASAPPVPRASEPSPEARALTAFTLAESERLLATAEQDDPRRVEVLGQRAETLLQEGQTHEALKTAREAQRLAARHPTLTPRQRAILLHLLARIEEAQGDPAAATDHLEQALATVGASDAPYRAQLLNALGDIALSRGELTSALAAFEQALELGRQARATQGETPTTLRVLAIALEKASSAREDLGDLEAARVYLDESLALTRQLRVLQGDTPYTLHDLSLTLGRVGALQRRLGQLSAARASFEESLALARELRALQGDTPQTLHGLITSLANVGGLWQSLGDHTTAREAYDETVALARQMRATWGDAPEALNTLAAALERVGNVRHHLGEREATRTAYEEALALHRRLHTLRGDTPEALAELATALSFVGSMHFLLDDLEEALPIYEEALALRRRLHAAWGDTAQALDALADSLMDVGDVRSRLGDVEAAQPLLEEALTVHRRLHALQGETGESLSELARALERVGDMRLTLGEGEAARAALEEALVLCRRSLTLLGETPHALRDLVVILAKTGDTRQATGDGEAALAAFEEALALTRELRALGGDTPGTLRDLSLSLGRVGQEQKSRGDFPAALASVEEALALDRQSLATWGDTTKALRDLAGALHHVGAVQWHLDRAAAFAALEEALALRRRIHERVGDSPRDLDALATALLNVSVVREALGQHERAAQAREEARALRERLEEQGPA; encoded by the coding sequence GTGAGGCCGCCCGGCGAGGCGGACCTCGGCCCCGAGGGCGAGGCGGAGTGGCTGCGACTCCGGCGTCAGTTGGAGCTGTCCGAGGGGTTCTGGCTCGGCTTCGTCTTCGCGCCCTCCCCCCTGGGCACGGGCGTGCTGCGCCGCCGCGCCGAGTGGCAGCTCCGAGGCCAGACGCGCCGGCTGGACACCCACCTGCCTGAGAGCCCCTCGGCGTTGCGCGCGCTGCTGCCCGTGCTGTTCTCCCCCGAGGCCGCGAGCGCGGACTGCACGTGGGTGGAGGCCCTGCGGCTCGATCCCGGTGAGGGGCCGGAGCGGCCCTGGCGCGAGGCCTGGTTGGAGCTGCTCTCGCGCCTGAACGAGCGACGCGATGCCCTGCGCCGGCACCTGCGCGGGGGCCTCGTGCTCGCCGCGCCTCCGGAGCTGAAGCCCCTCCTGCGCGAGGCGGCCTCGGATCTCTGGTCCATCCGGGGCCTGGTGATCGAGCTGCCCCTCGTGGTGGAGCGCGGGTCGGAGGGCGCGCGTCCACCCGCGAGCGCTCCGCCGGTGCCGCGCGCGAGCGAGCCCTCCCCCGAGGCCCGGGCCCTGACGGCGTTCACCCTCGCCGAGTCCGAGCGGCTGCTGGCGACGGCGGAGCAGGACGACCCCCGGCGGGTGGAGGTGTTGGGACAGCGCGCGGAAACGTTGCTCCAGGAGGGGCAGACGCACGAGGCGCTGAAGACGGCCCGCGAGGCCCAACGGCTCGCCGCCCGGCACCCCACGCTGACCCCGCGGCAACGCGCCATCCTCCTTCACCTGCTCGCCCGGATCGAGGAAGCCCAAGGAGACCCGGCCGCCGCGACGGATCACCTGGAGCAGGCGCTCGCCACGGTGGGCGCCTCCGACGCTCCGTATCGGGCGCAACTGCTGAACGCCCTAGGCGACATCGCCCTGTCACGGGGAGAGCTGACCTCGGCCCTCGCCGCGTTCGAGCAGGCGCTCGAACTGGGCCGCCAGGCGCGCGCCACCCAGGGAGAGACGCCCACCACCCTGCGGGTCCTCGCCATCGCCCTGGAGAAGGCCAGCAGCGCGCGCGAGGATCTGGGGGACCTCGAGGCCGCCCGGGTGTACCTCGACGAGTCCCTCGCCCTGACCCGCCAACTGCGTGTCCTCCAGGGAGACACGCCCTATACCCTGCATGACCTCTCCCTCACCCTCGGTCGGGTCGGCGCCCTCCAGCGGCGCCTGGGTCAGCTCTCGGCCGCCCGCGCCTCCTTCGAGGAAAGCCTGGCCCTCGCCCGCGAGCTGCGCGCCCTCCAGGGCGACACGCCCCAGACCCTGCACGGCCTGATCACCTCGCTCGCCAATGTCGGCGGCCTCTGGCAGAGCCTGGGGGATCATACGACCGCCCGTGAGGCCTACGACGAGACCGTGGCCCTCGCCCGCCAGATGCGTGCCACCTGGGGAGACGCGCCCGAGGCCTTGAATACCCTCGCCGCGGCGCTCGAGCGAGTGGGCAACGTGCGGCATCATCTGGGAGAGCGCGAGGCCACGCGCACGGCCTACGAGGAAGCGCTCGCGCTGCACCGCCGACTCCACACCCTCCGGGGAGACACCCCCGAGGCGCTCGCCGAGCTCGCCACGGCCCTCTCCTTCGTGGGCAGCATGCACTTCCTGCTGGATGACCTCGAGGAGGCCCTCCCCATCTACGAGGAAGCGCTCGCGCTGCGTCGTAGGCTCCACGCCGCCTGGGGGGATACGGCCCAGGCGCTGGATGCGCTCGCCGACAGCCTCATGGACGTGGGCGACGTGCGCTCGCGCCTGGGCGACGTCGAGGCCGCTCAGCCCCTCCTCGAGGAGGCGCTCACCGTGCATCGCCGGCTCCATGCCCTCCAGGGGGAGACGGGCGAGTCCCTGTCGGAGCTCGCCAGGGCCCTCGAACGTGTCGGCGACATGCGGTTGACCCTGGGCGAAGGCGAGGCCGCCCGCGCCGCCCTCGAGGAAGCCCTGGTCCTCTGCCGACGCTCGCTCACGCTCCTGGGTGAGACGCCTCACGCCTTGCGTGACCTCGTCGTCATCCTGGCGAAGACGGGGGACACGCGGCAGGCCACGGGAGACGGCGAGGCCGCCCTCGCCGCTTTCGAGGAGGCCCTGGCCCTCACTCGCGAGCTTCGGGCCCTGGGGGGCGACACCCCCGGCACCCTGCGAGATCTCTCCCTCTCGCTCGGCCGGGTGGGTCAGGAACAGAAGAGCCGAGGTGACTTCCCGGCCGCCCTCGCCTCCGTCGAGGAAGCCCTGGCGCTCGACCGCCAGAGCCTCGCCACCTGGGGGGACACGACCAAGGCGCTGCGGGACCTCGCCGGTGCCCTCCATCACGTGGGCGCCGTCCAATGGCATCTGGACCGCGCGGCCGCCTTCGCCGCCCTGGAGGAAGCCCTGGCGCTGCGGCGTCGGATCCACGAGCGCGTGGGCGACAGTCCCCGGGACCTCGATGCACTCGCCACCGCGCTCCTCAATGTCTCGGTCGTCCGCGAGGCCCTGGGCCAGCACGAGCGCGCGGCCCAGGCACGCGAGGAGGCCCGGGCCTTGCGCGAGCGACTGGAGGAGCAAGGGCCGGCGTGA
- a CDS encoding LysR family transcriptional regulator, translated as MSFTPLHGLHAFAVVARHRGFSAAARELGVSPSALSQSVRQLEERLGVVLLSRTTRSVAPTEVGARLLERSGVPLERALEGLRTVVHEAGELTGTVRLSVPEFVTEHVLAPLVARFLEAHPRVTLEIDVDSRRVDLVREGYDAGVRMENIPKDMIRSRLGAPFRLLVVGAPSYLARHGEPLKPEDLLRHRCLGMRAASGQAHPWELERGRRVWKVPVKPVLLCDERRARLAMVEAGVGLGYVAEPEVEQHLARGTLRPVLEAYAARVPGLFLYYPSRRQASPAFRAFVESVQRHRRP; from the coding sequence ATGTCCTTCACGCCCCTGCATGGCCTTCACGCCTTCGCCGTGGTCGCCCGCCATCGCGGCTTCTCGGCGGCGGCCCGGGAGCTGGGGGTGTCTCCCTCGGCGCTGAGCCAGTCCGTGCGGCAGCTCGAGGAGCGGCTCGGTGTGGTGCTGCTGTCCCGGACGACCCGCAGTGTCGCGCCGACGGAGGTGGGCGCGCGACTGCTGGAGCGCAGTGGGGTGCCCTTGGAGCGGGCGCTCGAGGGGCTGCGCACGGTGGTGCACGAGGCGGGCGAGCTGACCGGGACCGTGCGCCTGAGCGTGCCCGAGTTCGTGACGGAGCACGTCCTCGCGCCCCTCGTCGCGCGCTTCCTGGAGGCGCACCCCCGGGTGACGCTGGAGATCGACGTGGACAGCCGGCGGGTGGATCTGGTGCGCGAGGGCTACGACGCGGGCGTGCGGATGGAGAACATCCCCAAGGACATGATCCGCTCGCGGCTGGGCGCGCCGTTCCGGCTGCTGGTGGTGGGCGCGCCGTCGTACCTGGCGCGCCACGGCGAGCCGCTCAAGCCCGAGGACTTGCTGCGCCATCGGTGCCTCGGCATGCGCGCGGCCTCGGGGCAGGCGCACCCGTGGGAGCTGGAGCGGGGCCGGCGCGTCTGGAAGGTGCCCGTGAAGCCCGTGCTGCTCTGCGATGAGCGCAGGGCCCGGTTGGCCATGGTGGAGGCGGGCGTGGGGCTCGGCTACGTCGCCGAGCCCGAGGTCGAGCAGCACCTCGCGCGCGGCACCTTGCGGCCCGTGCTCGAGGCGTATGCCGCGCGCGTGCCGGGCCTCTTCCTCTACTACCCGAGCCGGCGTCAGGCGTCGCCGGCGTTCCGGGCGTTCGTCGAGAGTGTCCAGCGACACCGCCGGCCTTGA
- a CDS encoding NAD-dependent epimerase/dehydratase family protein, whose translation MNSPTTVLVTGGSGFIGGHCLLQLLAAGHTVRTTVRDLKREGEVRAQLRQAGAEPGERLGFVAADLQADAGWADAVRGCTYVLHVASPFPPGEPQHEDELIRPARDGALRVLRAARDAGVRRVVMTSSFAAVGYGHPPRDTPFDETHWTDTQSPGATAYVKSKTLAERAAWDFIAREGGALELVVINPVGVFGPVLGADFASSVLLLKRMLEGAMPGFPRSSFGIVDVRDVADLHLRAMTSPAARGERFLAVAGECLSLREVALVLRRHLGPRARKVPTRQFPDWLVRLSARWNPEVRAMLPELGKVKNATSDKARRLLGWNPRSNEEALVATAESLARFGLLAP comes from the coding sequence ATGAACTCCCCCACGACGGTCCTGGTCACCGGAGGCTCCGGTTTCATCGGGGGCCATTGCCTCCTTCAACTCCTGGCGGCGGGCCACACGGTGCGCACCACCGTGCGAGACCTCAAGCGCGAGGGCGAGGTGCGCGCCCAGTTGAGACAGGCGGGCGCCGAGCCGGGCGAGCGCCTCGGGTTCGTCGCCGCGGACCTCCAAGCGGACGCGGGCTGGGCGGACGCGGTGCGCGGCTGCACGTACGTGCTGCACGTGGCCTCGCCCTTTCCCCCGGGCGAGCCCCAGCACGAGGACGAGCTGATCCGCCCCGCGCGCGACGGCGCGCTCCGGGTGTTGCGCGCCGCGCGGGACGCCGGGGTGCGGCGCGTGGTGATGACGTCGTCGTTCGCGGCCGTGGGCTATGGGCATCCGCCCCGGGACACCCCGTTCGACGAGACGCACTGGACCGACACCCAGAGCCCCGGCGCGACCGCCTACGTGAAGTCCAAGACGCTGGCCGAGCGCGCGGCCTGGGACTTCATCGCCCGGGAGGGGGGCGCCCTGGAGTTGGTCGTGATCAACCCGGTGGGGGTGTTCGGCCCGGTACTGGGGGCGGACTTCGCGAGCTCGGTCCTGCTGCTCAAGCGCATGCTCGAGGGAGCCATGCCGGGCTTTCCGCGCAGCTCCTTCGGGATCGTCGACGTGCGGGACGTGGCGGACCTGCACCTGCGCGCCATGACGAGTCCGGCCGCCCGGGGCGAGCGCTTCCTCGCCGTCGCGGGCGAGTGCCTGTCCCTGCGCGAGGTCGCCCTGGTGCTCCGGCGGCACCTGGGCCCCCGGGCCCGGAAGGTGCCCACCCGGCAGTTCCCCGACTGGCTCGTGCGCCTGAGCGCCCGGTGGAATCCCGAGGTGCGCGCGATGCTGCCGGAGCTCGGCAAGGTCAAGAACGCCACGTCCGACAAGGCGCGCCGCCTGTTGGGCTGGAACCCCCGCTCCAACGAGGAGGCGCTCGTGGCCACCGCCGAGAGCCTGGCGCGCTTCGGGCTCTTGGCGCCCTGA